One Vitis riparia cultivar Riparia Gloire de Montpellier isolate 1030 chromosome 4, EGFV_Vit.rip_1.0, whole genome shotgun sequence genomic window carries:
- the LOC117912185 gene encoding monooxygenase 2-like, protein MEMERIAEEEVVIVGAGIAGLATAVALKRVGIRALVLERSDCLRATGAALTLFPNAWRALDALGVSHKLTPLYAVREKSYVTNVTTGAIQEVALSRNNRGGPITVHRKALLESLAEELPSNSIRFSSKLISFEVEAQAQEGLYIIRLEDGTVITAKVLIGCDGVHSLVARKLGLAEAVNSGRSAVRGLAVFQEGHRLGDEVQQFLDVGIRAGMVPLNDKEIYWFLTFKSTLQGEGMARDPEQIQRQVIENFGKNFPPTYAEVVRHCDLSTLTWAPLLMRLPWHLIFGNVSKGTMTVAGDAMHPMTPDLGQGGCSALEDAVVLGRHIGNSFIDNGRLVPGAVARAIEGYVKERRWRTTGLITGSYISGWAQLGGDGWLMKLFRDVIFYRFIFKRLVGGADYDCGKLPLLNEQNKPQ, encoded by the exons ATGGAGATGGAACGGATAGCAGAGGAAGAAGTTGTGATAGTGGGGGCTGGAATAGCAGGGTTGGCGACGGCGGTGGCGCTCAAAAGAGTGGGGATTAGAGCATTGGTGTTGGAGAGGTCTGATTGCCTCCGAGCCACTGGTGCTGCTCTCACCCTCTTCCCAAATGCTTGGCGCGCTCTCGATGCTCTGGGCGTCTCTCATAAACTCACTCCCCTTTACGCCGTCCGCGAAAA GTCGTACGTAACAAATGTTACGACTGGAGCTATCCAAGAAGTCGCCTTGAGTAGAAACAATAG AGGTGGACCCATCACAGTACATCGCAAGGCGTTACTGGAGAGTCTAGCAGAGGAGCTGCCAAGCAACTCAATCCGATTCTCATCTAAGCTCATCTCCTTTGAAGTCGAGGCCCAGGCCCAAGAAGGTCTATACATCATACGCTTGGAAGATGGAACTGTGATTACAGCCAAG GTTTTGATAGGGTGTGATGGGGTGCACTCGTTGGTGGCTCGTAAATTGGGACTGGCCGAGGCGGTGAACTCGGGTCGATCGGCTGTGCGTGGGCTCGCGGTGTTTCAAGAGGGTCATCGGTTAGGTGATGAAGTGCAGCAATTTTTGGATGTGGGCATAAGGGCTGGCATGGTCCCTCTTAATGATAAAGAGATTTACTGGTTCCTCACTTTCAAATCTACTCTTCAAG GTGAGGGCATGGCAAGAGACCCAGAACAAATACAAAGACAAGTGATTGAGAATTTTGGTAAGAACTTCCCTCCGACATACGCTGAAGTGGTCCGCCACTGCGATCTTTCTACCTTGACATGGGCTCCACTGTTAATGAGACTTCCATGGCACCTCATTTTTGGAAATGTAAGCAAAGGGACGATGACAGTGGCAGGCGATGCCATGCACCCCATGACCCCTGACCTAGGCCAGGGTGGCTGCTCAGCCCTGGAGGACGCAGTTGTCCTAGGCCGCCACATCGGAAACTCATTCATTGATAACGGAAGGCTGGTGCCGGGAGCGGTGGCCAGAGCCATAGAGGGGTACGTGAAGGAAAGGAGGTGGCGCACAACTGGGCTGATAACGGGGTCATATATATCAGGGTGGGCGCAGTTAGGTGGAGATGGATGGTTGATGAAGTTGTTCAGAGACGTGATATTCTATAGGTTCATTTTCAAGAGGCTTGTTGGTGGCGCAGATTATGACTGCGGGAAGCTCCCTCTATTGAATGAACAAAATAAACCTCAGTag